A stretch of Coccidioides posadasii str. Silveira chromosome 2, complete sequence DNA encodes these proteins:
- the SPT5_1 gene encoding transcription elongation factor spt5 (EggNog:ENOG410PFCB~COG:K), giving the protein MKVIDQHGSVRTLLPSRVLGKIEHRRNAVTTDRNGAEIKYGDTVREVAGEQRLGVILHVHRAFLFLQSKVVGDNAGIIVSRASNVVTVATSGGSLAPRGPDLSKMNPALQRNGMNGSGMPPPRTVGRDRTVGKTVTIRKGPYKGLLGIVKDTTDDIARVELHSVSKVVPVEKENLTIKDPITGQPIDLRQFGRGAGRGGPRTPQGTSAAPPRAQSAWQGGRTPIAAKDSSRTPAWRASSSRTPAWNAAASGARTPAWKTDGSRTVNAYDAGYKSTLGGRTPAWAAGSKTPHHASSGFGGSSSSSGFDAFLAGARTPAHTGTLGGSRTPAWGHSSGSSGKAFDAPTPGGDYAAPSPAAFGTAPTPGATGPTPRPWNDAAPTPGATSAPTPGASGYPSTSTSAGGMGLPATPGALDDGGPRYEEGTPSP; this is encoded by the exons ATGAAGGTGATCGACCAGCACGGATCAGTTAGGACCCTTCTCCCATCTCGAGTTTTGGGAAAGATCGAGCATCGTCGAAATGCAGTGACTACTGATAGAAATGGTGCTGAAATCAAATATGGAGATACTGTCCGCGAGGTTGCAGGCGAGCAAAGACTAGGTGTGATTCTTCATGTCCACCGAGCTTTCCTCTTCTTGCAGAGTAAGGTGGTCGGTGATAATGCCGGTATTATCGTTTCTAGAGCGTCTAACGTTGTGACTGTTGCTACAAGCGGAGGAAGTCTGGCGCCCCGAGGCCCTGACTTGTCGAAAATGAATCCCGCGCTGCAGAGGAACGGTATGAATGGTAGTGGTATGCCGCCGCCTCGAACTGTCGGAAGAGACCGGACGGTTGGCAAGACGGTCACTATCCGAAAAGGTCCATACAAAGGACTTCTTGGTATCGTTAAGGATACTACGGATGATATTGCGAGAGTTGAGTTGCATTCGGTCTCGAAAGTTGTTCCTGTCGAGAAGGAAAACCTCACAATCAAAGA CCCGATAACCGGTCAGCCAATTGATCTTCGCCAATTTGGGCGAGGAGCCGGTCGTGGTGGCCCTCGAACCCCTCAAGGCACGTCTGCCGCCCCTCCGAGGGCACAGAGTGCTTGGCAGGGCGGCAGAACCCCTATCGCGGCGAAAGATTCTTCTCGAACTCCTGCCTGGCGTGCTTCATCATCACGAA CTCCTGCATGGAATGCAGCCGCAAGCGGTGCTCGCACCCCAGCATGGAAGACAGACGGCTCCCGAACAGTGAACGCCTATGATGCTGGATACAAGTCAACTCTTGGAGGTCGGACACCTGCTTGGGCTGCCGGCAGCAAAACTCCTCATCATGCGTCGTCTGGATTCGGTGGATCGTCTTCAAGTTCGGGTTTCGATGCCTTCCTTGCCGGGGCGCGTACTCCTGCACACACAGGCACTCTTGGCGGTTCTCGCACACCCGCTTGGGGCCATAGTTCCGGTTCTAGTGGCAAGGCCTTTGATGCTCCCACTCCGGGTGGTGACTACGCAGCCCCTTCTCCTGCTGCCTTCGGGACCGCGCCAACACCCGGTGCAACTGGGCCCACGCCTCGTCCATGGAATGACGCCGCCCCAACCCCCGGAGCAACAAGCGCGCCCACACCCGGTGCTTCAGGGTACCCTAGCACTTCTACTTCTGCGGGTGGGATGGGTTTGCCTGCTACACCTGGTGCACTTGATGACGGAGGACCACGATACGAAGAAGGGACACCCAGTCCGTGA
- a CDS encoding uncharacterized protein (EggNog:ENOG410PUT8~COG:G~BUSCO:12714at33183), producing MSSADARALQLRQLHTPGKPIVFANVYDPATAKIVASHPSSAALATASFAVAAVHGLDDDDMDLETNVAAVKPIATVAIKHGKPLTVDLQDGYGDRLEEAIEQIIVAGASGCNLEDRDNTTGKLFPLDVAVDRVRRTLAAAAKAGVPNFVLNARTDAVMANNDIEDAIVRGKAFLEAGATTAFVWGGPRRGLTRDEVVRLSSAFGGRLNVIAAENGLTIQELADIGVARISVGPRLWRKATAAFTESANELLCQYQAMKSHAE from the coding sequence ATGTCATCCGCAGATGCCAGAGCTTTGCAGCTCCGACAGCTTCATACCCCCGGCAAACCCATCGTTTTTGCCAATGTCTACGATCCTGCGACAGCTAAAATTGTTGCATCCCACCCCTCCTCGGCAGCACTTGCTACTGCTAGCTTTGCAGTGGCTGCTGTCCACGGCCTAGATGACGATGATATGGACCTAGAGACCAACGTAGCCGCGGTGAAGCCCATTGCAACAGTAGCAATCAAGCACGGCAAGCCTCTGACCGTTGACTTACAAGACGGATACGGCGACCGACTCGAAGAAGCCATCGAACAGATCATCGTCGCCGGTGCTTCTGGCTGCAATTTGGAAGATAGAGATAACACGACAGGCAAGCTCTTCCCGTTGGATGTGGCAGTCGACCGAGTGCGCCGGACGTTGGCAGCCGCCGCGAAAGCCGGAGTGCCCAACTTCGTTCTCAATGCTCGAACGGATGCTGTTATGGCCAACAATGACATTGAAGATGCCATTGTTCGCGGAAAGGCCTTTCTTGAGGCCGGCGCAACCACAGCCTTTGTTTGGGGCGGTCCTCGGCGCGGTTTGACTCGAGATGAAGTTGTTAGATTATCGAGCGCTTTCGGCGGCAGGCTGAATGTTATTGCTGCTGAAAACGGACTGACGATTCAAGAATTAGCGGACATTGGAGTAGCAAGGATAAGCGTTGGCCCTCGTTTGTGGAGAAAAGCAACAGCAGCATTTACAGAATCGGCAAATGAGCTTTTATGCCAGTACCAGGCCATGAAGTCGCATGCGGAGTGA
- a CDS encoding uncharacterized protein (EggNog:ENOG410PH0S~COG:Q~TransMembrane:17 (o12-31i74-96o108-126i138-161o173-193i274-299o319-345i424-445o451-472i530-554o560-580i947-970o1006-1030i1085-1104o1110-1128i1195-1215o1221-1241i)~BUSCO:361at33183), translating into METSQRPSLVVGIAGIASIVVATIPALKSIVDRWRLQKRNNVSLFLQDLYHDRDGWATEESTKAFSDSTRRASIAIFSLGGLLVSLALAVLTTAGHQNGYYPGPTEQWFQFATWALLVVQAVSLFAEPSPQKRFSLGLYNATACAIFIVVSCAQVAIIGAWLQSPSLNSASDILVLAELIAAFLICCVSVLLPRRPDVFRNDKAVDRQFTTSFLGRISFDWAGSLLRYAKYNQGLSIDDLPELDYATRSQTLLESFENRRRKGQSLWKVLANEYFATFVLQFIFSSFVSVVSFAPQVALLGILRSLEARSSDSWNPVTLWLWVFALGGSIIFYSTVESWLFWVAYYKLAIPVYEQLSAVVFAKSLRRKDVKGSQKSSEESLGVKVDTRNDEEDDDEDTRKTRQATINLIAVDAKRISDFASFNCIIIETIVKLAVAFAFLIRLIGWKSLCAGLLVALIITPLNIMTASRYSAAQTSLMKFRDQKMAVITEALQGIRQIKFSALEGQWEQKIFAIRNTELHAQWMAFTYDVCLISIWILGPIMLSVVSLGTYSLIYGELSASVAFTTMAIFSSLEFSLAILPELIADFIEAFVSAKRVEKHLASADRTQTTIPADNITFKRATVAWPTEEVDENDERFALKEVDLAFPPKGLSVISGKTGSGKSLLLAAIIGEADIIDGEVHVPVAPPLEDRFDDHATKANWIIDSAIAYVSQVPWIENASIKDNILFGLPLDAERYEKVLFACALEKDFEMLPDGELTDIGANGINLSGGQKWRVSFARALYSRAGILVMDDLFSALDAHTGRHLHVHALTGELCHGRTRILVTHHVGLCLPQADYSVHLERGIVQHAGSVVELRRTGSLADILTHPQGENLEGRDESEETVEDEAEESNALQKIIPRRSQRSTVEGHGNESLKPQAPKKFQQEEKRETGAIKLIHYIQYFQNGGGLLYWSFVFFTFCAYAGLAVSRSWWVSIWTRSSGSSASGENLLMISHVMAKSTQSNSDHGLWFYLGIYFGLSAMSCLVGTLRYLFLLRAAIRSSRNLFKKLTYTVLRAPLRWLDTVPVGRILNRFTADFNLVDSKLPYELGFMLYNVLNVIGIAVAGFLVSPVLIVFAILLLAICMYFAQCFLSGAREIKRLESNAKSPIFEQFGSALIGLTTIRAFGKAQTYVERMYRKIDHHAQAYWNLWLFNRWLSFRMNVVGALFSTLTAGLVVSLRNIDAPLAGFALSFALQYTASIMWALRQYTNVELDMNATERVLEYSAIDIENQEGAEVPAAWPTEGRLEVTDLVVGYAPDLPPVLRGLSFTVAKNQRVGVVGRTGAGKSSLTLALFRFLEAWEGSIVIDGIDVSKIKLHDLRSRMAIIPQDPVLFSGSIKSNLDPFEEYSDAELRDALERVHLISDVLEENTGPHSSTHSALQASGASGCTTPTLSSNNGSTAAHTIDTTNTTAATSTQAPNNNVNIFTNLNSAISEGGLNLSQGQRQLLCLARAIVSKPKIMVLDEATSAVDMATDALIQRSIRTEFGRNSTTLLVIAHRLSTIADFDKILVMDAGKAVEFGTPRELMEIQGGVFRSLVEESGEREALEKVILGEQE; encoded by the exons CCGACCGAACAATGGTTCCAGTTTGCGACTTGG GCTTTACTCGTAGTTCAGGCGGTGTCCCTGTTTGCAGAACCCTCCCCTCAAAAAAGATTCTCTCTAGGACTCTACAATGCCACGGCTTGTGCCATATTTATCGTGGTGTCTTGCGCCCAAGTAGCAATCATCGGTGCCTGGCTGCAATCTCCGTCCCTCAACTCCGCTTCAGATATTCTTGTCCTGGCCGAGCTCATAGCCGCTTTTCTAATCTGTTGTGTATCTGTTCTCCTGCCCCGTCGTCCGGACGTTTTCAGGAATGATAAAGCCGTCGACCGCCAGTTCACAACTTCATTTCTCGGGAGAATCTCGTTTGATTGGGCGGGTTCCTTATTGCGCTACGCCAAATACAATCAGGGTTTGAGTATTGATGATCTCCCTGAATTGGATTACGCCACCCGCTCGCAGACTTTGCTCGAATCTTTCgaaaatagaagaagaaaaggacaGAGCCTGTGGAAAGTATTGGCAAACGAATACTTTGCTACCTTCGTCCTGCAGTTTATCTTCTCGTCGTTCGTCTCAGTGGTCAGTTTCGCTCCTCAGGTCGCGCTTCTGGGGATTCTGCGTTCCCTGGAGGCTCGATCTTCGGATTCATGGAATCCGGTAACCCTCTGGCTTTGGGTCTTTGCCTTGGGAGGGTCAATTATCTTCTACAGTACGGTTGAGTCTTGGTTATTTTGGGTTGCCTACTATAAATTGGCTATTCCTGTTTACGAACAACTGTCTGCCGTCGTATTCGCCAAATCTCTTCGTCGAAAAGATGTTAAAGGATCCCAAAAATCGAGTGAAGAGAGCTTGGGAGTCAAAGTTGATACTAGAAATGACGaagaggatgacgatgaagaCACTCGAAAGACCCGCCAAGCTACGATCAATCTTATCGCCGTTGACGCTAAAAGAATTTCTGATTTTGCTTCCTTTAATTGCATTATCATTGAAACCATTGTCAAGCTCGCGGTCGCCTTTGCCTTCTTAATTCGCCTTATTGGATGGAAGAGTCTTTGCGCCGGGCTCTTGGTTGCTCTTATTATTACACCTCTCAACATCATGACTGCAAGCAGGTATTCTGCGGCACAGACGTCTCTCATGAAGTTTCGAGACCAGAAAATGGCAGTTATTACAGAAGCTTTACAGGGGATCAGACAAATTAAGTTCTCTGCTCTGGAGGGTCAATGGGAACAGAAAATTTTTGCGATTAGGAATACAGAGCTCCATGCGCAATGGATGGCATTTACTTATGATGTCTGCCTCATATCTATTTGGATCCTTGGGCCAATTATGCTATCTGTCGTCTCCCTAGGCACATATTCCCTTATTTATGGAGAACTTTCTGCGTCGGTCGCCTTTACCACGATGGCAATATTTTCATCACTTGAATTCTCTCTTGCAATTTTACCTGAATTGATCGCGGACTTTATTGAGGCGTTCGTCAGTGCAAAGCGTGTCGAGAAACACCTGGCATCCGCCGACCGTACTCAGACCACCATTCCCGCGGATAATATTACGTTTAAGAGAGCAACAGTGGCTTGGCCTACTGAGGAGGTTGACGAAAACGATGAGCGATTCGCACTCAAGGAAGTTGATTTAGCGTTCCCACCAAAAGGATTGAGTGTCATTTCCGGTAAAACTGGGTCTGGCAAGAGTCTGCTTCTTGCAGCGATTATTGGTGAAGCAGATATAATTGATGGAGAAGTTCACGTTCCAGTGGCTCCCCCATTGGAAGACAGATTCGATGACCACGCTACGAAAGCAAATTGGATCATCGACTCGGCGATTGCATATGTTTCTCAGGTACCTTGGATAGAGAATGCCTCTATAAAAGATAATATCTTATTTGGGCTACCCCTTGACGCTGAACGATACGAGAAAGTGTTGTTTGCTTGCGCACTCGAAAAGGACTTTGAAATGCTACCAGATGGAGAACTAACAGATATTGGTGCGAACGGAATTAACCTCAGCGGTGGGCAAAAATGGCGTGTCTCCTTTGCAAGAGCTCTGTATTCGCGAGCCGGTATTCTGGTTATGGATGATCTCTTTAGCGCTTTGGACGCACATACTGGCCGCCACCTCCACGTCCATGCTCTAACTGGGGAACTATGCCACGGACGAACCCGAATCCTAGTCACTCACCACGTCGGCTTGTGTCTGCCTCAGGCTGATTATTCGGTCCATCTCGAACGTGGAATCGTTCAGCATGCAGGATCTGTGGTGGAGTTAAGAAGAACTGGGAGCCTCGCAGACATTCTGACACACCCTCAAGGTGAAAACCTTGAAGGCAGAGATGAATCTGAAGAGACAGTCGAGGATGAGGCGGAAGAGTCAAATGCTCTACAGAAAATCATACCACGCAGGTCGCAGAGAAGCACCGTGGAAGGACATGGCAACGAATCCCTTAAACCTCAGGCCCCGAAAAAGTTTCAGCAGGAAGAAAAGCGTGAAACCGGTGCTATCAAACTTATCCACTACATCCAATATTTCCAGAACGGCGGAGGTCTCCTCTATTGGtcctttgttttctttaCATTTTGTGCATATGCCGGTTTGGCCGTTAGTCGC TCTTGGTGGGTCAGCATCTGGACTCGATCTTCCGGAAGTTCTGCTTCAGGCGAAAACCTCCTGATGATATCCCATGTCATGGCCAAATCGACCCAGTCAAACTCCGATCACGGCCTGTGGTTCTATTTGGGAATTTACTTTGGCTTGTCGGCTATGTCATGTTTAGTGGGTACTCTCAGATACCTGTTTCTGCTCAGGGCAGCCATCCGATCGTCGCGGAACTTATTCAAGAAACTCACATATACGGTATTGAGGGCACCGCTTCGGTGGCTAGACACTGTTCCGGTTGGCCGAATTCTCAACCGTTTTACGGCAGATTTCAATCTGGTTGACTCGAAGCTGCCGTACGAGCTAGGATTTATGCTGTATAACGTCCTCAATGTCATCGGTATCGCTGTGGCTGGTTTTCTCGTCTCGCCAGTGCTGATAGTTTTCGCGATTCTTCTTTTGGCGATTTGCATGTATTTCGCACAGTGCTTTCTTTCCGGAGCCCGAGAAATCAAGAGGTTGGAGAGCAACGCGAAAAGTCCTATTTTTGAACAATTTGGGTCTGCTTTAATTGGCCTAACAACCATACGTGCGTTCGGGAAAGCCCAAACCTACGTTGAGCGAATGTATCGGAAGATTGATCATCACGCACAGGCGTATTGGAATCTATGGCTATTTAACAGGTGGTTGAGCTTCCGTATGAATGTTGTGGGGGCGTTGTTCTCGACGTTAACTGCGGGCCTTGTTGTTTCGCTTCGAAATATAGATGCACCTTTGGCTGGGTTTGCTCTCAGTTTCGCCCTGCAGTACACCGCGTCGATCATGTGGGCTTTACGTCAGTATACAAATGTCGAATTAGACATGAATGCGACGGAACGAGTCCTTGAGTATTCCGCGATCGATATTGAAAACCAAGAAGGAGCAGAAGTGCCAGCGGCGTGGCCAACAGAAGGTCGTCTCGAAGTAACTGACCTGGTTGTTGGGTATGCCCCCGATTTGCCTCCGGTTTTACGGGGCCTATCTTTCACAGTAGCAAAAAATCAAAGAGTGGGCGTCGTGGGTCGTACGGGGGCCGGTAAATCGTCTTTGACATTGGCATTATTTCGCTTTTTGGAAGCATGGGAGGGTTCCATTGTCATTGATGGCATAGATGTCTCCAAAATTAAGCTCCATGATTTACGAAGCAGGATGGCCATTATCCCTCAAGATCCAGTCCTTTTTTCTGGGTCGATTAAATCGAATCTAGATCCATTTGAGGAATATTCTGATGCAGAGTTGCGCGACGCCCTCGAGCGAGTACACCTCATCTCCGATGTGCTCGAGGAAAACACTGGGCCTCACTCGTCTACTCACTCGGCTCTTCAAGCCTCAGGAGCGTCAGGATGCACAACCCCGACGTTGTCAAGCAACAATGGTAGCACAGCCGCCCATACTATAGATACGACCAACACGACGGCGGCTACATCCACCCAGGCCCCTAACAACAACGTCAACATCTTTACCAACCTTAATTCCGCCATCTCCGAAGGCGGACTTAACCTTTCGCAGGGCCAGCGACAGCTTCTCTGCCTTGCCCGCGCTATCGTCTCAAAGCCTAAAATCATGGTGCTCGATGAGGCGACGTCTGCCGTGGACATGGCAACAGACGCGCTTATTCAGCGCTCTATCCGCACTGAGTTTGGACGCAATTCGACTACATTGCTGGTTATCGCACATCGATTAAGCACAATTGCTGACTTCGATAAGATTCTGGTGATGGATGCTGGCAAGGCAGTGGAGTTTGGAACACCGAGAGAGCTGATGGAGATTCAGGGAGGTGTGTTCAGATCCTTGGTTGAAGAAAGCGGAGAAAGGGAAGCTCTGGAGAAGGTAATCCTTGGCGAGCAAGAATAA
- a CDS encoding uncharacterized protein (BUSCO:173428at4751~EggNog:ENOG410PG5R~COG:J~BUSCO:2671at33183), which produces MSFVRLSNPSLTQTVQVISFSKSEAFDKLRSIEANSPVVVRGILRSKIASSKGHTQEPTVDTEGNINSVEIALEDVQCLNDFPKDIIMTSETVFPAEKRYLQIRNDKDLRQALAFRARANKVLREVLEECDPPFMEVETPLLFKSTPEGAREFLIPTRRPGLAYALPQSPQQYKQILMSSGVPRYYQFAHCFRDEDLRADRQPEFTQLDMEMSFARGEDVMSTIEQVIRKLWSTLMPEQLDASPFPRMTYNEAMSKYGSDKPDLRIGMEIRRVDYMIPVDLVNKITDLSAPIVEITKLKGNGDPIETRQFVTSFLDSPEASEFINNPEGGPGVFVFDSSKPLSGLQAFGFEATWALENDLDLNDGDLLILQARQNAPFSGGSTPLGDLRRAIHKAAVETGFKPAPTGFHFLWVTHFPLFSPSSDSEPGQGGTAGIASTHHPFTAPLTPEDVSLLLTDPTKATADHYDIVVNGVELGGGSRRIHSAEVQEFILRDILKMPESRLADFSHLLDALRAGCPPHSGIALGFDRLIAVMLGKESVRDVIAFPKSGKGEDVMVRTPSEMTEEALETYHLQLRRKI; this is translated from the exons ATGTCATTTGTCCGACTGTCAAATCCGTCCTTGACGCAGACGGTGCAGgtcatttctttttcaaaGAGCGAAGCGTTCGATAAGTTAAGGTCCATAGAAGCGAATAGCCCAGTTGTAGTTCGGGGCATACTGCGGTCGAAAATTGCAAGTTCCAAAGGACACACCCAAGAACCAACGGTGGACACTGAAGGGAATATAAACAGCGTGGAAATTGCTTTGGAGGATGTCCAGTGTCTCAACGACTTTCCCAAGGATATCATAATGACATCGGAAACCGTATTTCCCGCTGAGAAACGGTATCTGCAGATAAGGAATGACAAGGACCTCAGGCAAGCCTTGGCCTTTCGAGCACGGGCGAACAAAGTTCTTCGAGAGGTCTTGGAAGAGTGCGATCCTCCGTTTATGGAGGTAGAgacaccattgctctttaAGTCCACCCCTGAAGGTGCGAGAGAGTTTCTTATTCCGACTCGACGCCCTGGCCTAGCATATGCGCTCCCTCAGAGTCCACAGCAGTATAAACAAATCCTCATGAGTAGTGGCGTTCCGAGATATTATCAATTTGCCCACTGCTTCAGGGACGAAGACCTGCGAGCAGATAGACAGCCCGAGTTTACGCAG CTTGATATGGAAATGTCGTTCGCGAGAGGTGAAGATGTGATGAGTACTATTGAGCAGGTGATCCGAAAACTGTGGTCAACACTCATGCCGGAACAACTCGATGCTAGTCCCTTTCCTAGGATGACCTACAACGAAGCTATGTCCAAGTATGGTTCCGATAAGCCGGACCTAAGAATCGGGATGGAAATTCGTCGTGTTGACTATATGATACCTGTGGACCTTGTTAACAAGATCACAGATTTGAGCGCGCCCATTGTGGAAATTACCAAGCTGAAAGGGAACGGCGATCCCATCGAAACCAGGCAGTTTGTCACGTCGTTTCTGGACTCACCAGAAGCGAGCGAGTTTATCAACAACCCTGAGGGCGGGCCGGGAGTTTTTGTTTTTGATTCCTCAAAACCTTTATCGGGGCTTCAGGCCTTTGGGTTTGAAGCAACGTGGGCACTCGAGAACGATTTGGACCTAAATGACGGTGATTTGCTTATTCTCCAAGCCCGCCAAAATGCTCCTTTCTCGGGTGGGTCGACGCCCCTCGGGGATCTACGCAGAGCTATCCACAAAGCTGCTGTTGAAACCGGTTTCAAACCTGCACCAACCGGCTTCCATTTCCTCTGGGTGACACATTTCCCCCTATTTTCTCCCAGTTCCGATTCTGAACCGGGTCAAGGCGGCACCGCTGGAATCGCATCCACCCATCATCCTTTCACTGCTCCTCTCACCCCAGAAGACGTCTCTCTCCTCCTTACCGATCCCACCAAAGCAACCGCAGACCATTATGACATTGTCGTCAACGGCGTTGAGTTAGGGGGCGGCAGTCGACGTATACACTCTGCCGAAGTCCAAGAGTTCATTCTCCGTGACATCCTCAAAATGCCGGAATCTCGCCTCGCTGACTTTTCCCATCTCTTGGACGCACTGAGGGCGGGATGTCCTCCACATTCCGGGATAGCATTAGGATTCGACAGGCTGATCGCCGTTATGTTGGGCAAGGAAAGCGTCCGTGATGTTATCGCTTTCCCTAAATCTGGCAAAGGCGAGGATGTCATGGTGAGAACGCCAAGCGAGATGACCGAGGAAGCCCTGGAGACCTACCATTTGCAACTACGACGAAAGATATAG
- a CDS encoding uncharacterized protein (EggNog:ENOG410PPHK~COG:T~BUSCO:14334at33183): MSSSDPLESEPSVAERERQDREHREKEAAEQAKLPYKWTQTIGDADVTIVVPAEVRGRDLDVVLTKTKIRVGLKGKEPIIDGDFPHPIHVDESTWTLEPTSNPPGKEVSIHLDKVNKMEWWSHIITSAPKIDVTKIQPENSKLSDLDGETRSMVEKMMYDQRQKEMGKPTSDEEKKMEMLRKFQEQHPEMDFSNAKIG, translated from the exons ATGTCTTCCTCTGACCCCTTGGAATCCGAACCCTCTGTCGCGGAGCGCGAACGTCAGGATCGAGAGCACAGAGAAAAGGAAGCTGCAGAACAAGCCAAGCTACCCTATAAATGGACGCAGACCATTGGCGACGCGGATGTGACCATTGTAGTCCCGGCAGAGGTCAGGGGGCGTGATTTAGATGTTGTCCTGACAAAAACAAAGATCAGGGTTGGACTGAAGGGAAAGGAGCCCATCATTGAT GGTGATTTTCCTCACCCAATTCATGTTGACGAATCCACCTGGACGCTTGAGCCCACTTCAAACCCTCCCGGAAAGGAGGTATCCATTCATCTCGACAAAGTCAATAAAATGGAATGGTGGTCACACATCATCACCTCCGCTCCCAAGATAGATGTCACCAAAATCCAACCAGAAAATTCCAAACTGAGCGATCTAGATGGTGAGACAAGAAGCATGGTTGAGAAAATGATGTACGACCAGAGACAGAAGGAGATGGGAAAGCCAACTAGCgatgaagaaaagaagatggaaATGCTAAGAAAGTTCCAGGAACAGCATCCAG AAATGGATTTCTCGAATGCGAAAATTGGATAA